In Candidatus Binatia bacterium, a single genomic region encodes these proteins:
- a CDS encoding DUF3604 domain-containing protein, which yields MTKLSWPKRATAALLAGALGTAPLVVAGQDAVAHARAAASHQQVGRGEDPGTPSHRCASYTPLRRPLFGDLHVHTSLSFDANSLGVRNMPPAAYRFAKGDQIGLQPYDEAGKPLRHAKLERPLDFAAVTDHSELLGELRICHTPGTPGYDSMVCRIQRRWPLLAYIFVSSRMLNSADPKRYSFCGRNGEICRQAAAGPWQEIRDAAAEAYDQTDACSFTSFVAYEWSGGPGGNMTHRNVIFADEHAPDLPVSFIDESTGEGLWKHLDQDCRKSGCRYITIPHNTNLSNGMLFNTETPTREDAERRRRLEPLLEVIQHKGDSECRAGAADELCSFEKLPFSRMQEQPFHVTWKQPGPLSFAREILGEGLVRESRLGLNPFRLGMIGSTDTHLAAAGLTAEKGYPGHGAGGDTSATEVPRVADSVWFNPGGLAVVWAEENSRESIWAALNRREVYATSGPRMIVRFFGGFDYPDNLCNSMRFAEDGYAGGVPMGGELHQFPDQPKAPVFAVSALQDAGTKDSPGTALDRLQIVKIWYSGGSVHEKTIDVTTGAGASDLDASTCAPTKSGSASLCATWRDTEYDPKASALYYARVVEQPSCRWTGFACAAVHADCRHPGSLPEGFAFCCDAAVAKTVQERAITSPIWLPTGPPK from the coding sequence GTGACGAAGCTGTCGTGGCCAAAGCGCGCGACGGCCGCCTTGCTCGCCGGAGCGCTCGGCACGGCGCCGCTGGTCGTCGCCGGCCAGGACGCCGTTGCCCACGCGCGCGCGGCTGCGTCGCATCAACAGGTCGGCCGCGGCGAGGATCCAGGCACCCCGTCCCACCGCTGCGCCTCGTACACGCCGCTTCGCCGGCCGCTGTTCGGCGACCTGCACGTGCACACGTCGTTGTCGTTCGACGCCAACTCGCTCGGCGTGCGCAACATGCCGCCTGCAGCGTACCGATTCGCCAAGGGCGACCAGATCGGGCTGCAGCCGTACGACGAGGCCGGCAAGCCGCTGCGCCATGCCAAGCTCGAGCGACCGCTGGATTTCGCCGCCGTTACCGACCACTCCGAGCTGCTCGGCGAGCTTCGCATCTGCCATACGCCGGGCACTCCGGGCTACGATTCGATGGTCTGCCGAATCCAGCGGCGCTGGCCGCTTCTCGCGTACATCTTCGTGAGCAGCCGCATGCTCAACAGCGCCGATCCCAAGCGCTACAGCTTCTGCGGCAGGAACGGCGAGATCTGCCGCCAGGCGGCCGCCGGGCCGTGGCAGGAAATCCGCGATGCCGCGGCCGAAGCCTACGACCAGACCGACGCATGCTCGTTCACGAGCTTCGTCGCGTACGAATGGAGCGGCGGCCCCGGCGGCAACATGACCCACCGCAACGTGATCTTCGCCGACGAGCACGCGCCCGATCTTCCCGTCAGCTTCATCGACGAGAGCACCGGCGAAGGTCTGTGGAAGCACCTCGACCAGGATTGCCGCAAGAGCGGCTGCCGCTACATCACGATCCCGCACAACACGAACCTCTCCAACGGGATGCTGTTCAACACCGAGACGCCGACGCGCGAAGACGCCGAGAGGCGCCGCCGCCTCGAGCCGCTGCTCGAGGTCATCCAGCACAAGGGCGACTCCGAGTGCCGCGCCGGCGCGGCCGACGAGCTGTGCTCGTTCGAGAAGCTGCCGTTCTCGCGCATGCAGGAGCAGCCGTTCCACGTGACCTGGAAGCAGCCCGGTCCGCTCAGCTTCGCGCGCGAAATCCTCGGCGAAGGGCTCGTGCGCGAATCCAGGCTCGGGCTGAATCCGTTCCGCCTCGGCATGATCGGTTCCACCGATACCCACTTGGCAGCGGCCGGGTTGACGGCAGAAAAAGGCTATCCGGGCCACGGCGCCGGCGGCGACACGAGCGCGACCGAAGTGCCGCGCGTCGCCGATTCGGTATGGTTCAACCCCGGAGGCCTCGCGGTCGTGTGGGCCGAGGAAAACAGCCGCGAGTCGATCTGGGCAGCGCTCAACCGGCGCGAGGTCTACGCCACCAGCGGCCCGCGCATGATCGTGCGCTTCTTCGGCGGTTTCGATTACCCCGACAACCTCTGCAACAGCATGCGCTTTGCCGAAGACGGCTACGCCGGCGGCGTGCCGATGGGCGGCGAGCTGCACCAGTTCCCGGACCAGCCGAAGGCCCCGGTATTCGCGGTCTCCGCGCTGCAGGACGCCGGCACCAAGGACAGCCCCGGCACTGCGCTCGACCGCCTGCAGATCGTCAAGATCTGGTATTCGGGTGGGTCGGTGCACGAGAAAACCATCGACGTCACGACGGGCGCAGGCGCGAGCGATCTCGACGCGAGCACCTGCGCACCCACGAAGAGCGGCAGCGCCAGCCTGTGCGCCACCTGGCGCGACACCGAGTACGATCCGAAAGCCTCGGCGCTCTACTACGCGCGCGTCGTCGAGCAGCCGAGCTGCCGCTGGACCGGATTTGCATGCGCGGCCGTCCATGCCGACTGCCGCCATCCGGGCTCCCTTCCGGAGGGCTTCGCGTTCTGCTGCGACGCTGCCGTCGCCAAGACGGTCCAGGAAAGGGCGATCACGTCGCCGATCTGGCTTCCGACGGGACCGCCGAAGTAA
- a CDS encoding amino acid permease codes for MRTDRLLARKSIETLHAELAGADRLHRVLGRWALTALGVGAIIGAGIFVLAGLAARDYAGPSLMLSFVLAAIGCALAGLCYAEFAAMIPVAGSAYTYAYATLGELPAWIIGWDLVLEYAIASCAVAHGWSHYFQALLSLYGMSLPPWLSGDPFSATAQVLAAAPHIGGIPIVFDASALSIALLLTIVLVIGIRESAGLNTAIVLFKLGIVLFVIFAGIPHVDVKNWTPFFPYGVMGTFSGASYVFFAYIGFDAISTHAEEAKTPSRDVPFAILTSLGVCTVLYIAVAAVLTGMIPYKEINIDAPIVAAFTAKGLGAASIVISVGAVAGITSVLLVMMLSQARVLLAMARDGLLPHWMFGAVHPRFRTPWRSTILVGMLVGTIAALVPLKILAEVVNIGTLFAFVVVCSAVLVMRRTRPEVERPFRTPWVPFVPIAGIAANLILMLALRWENWARLVVWMAVGLVIYAAYGYRHSKLHAAD; via the coding sequence GTGCGAACCGACAGGCTGCTGGCCCGCAAATCCATCGAAACCCTTCACGCCGAGCTCGCCGGCGCCGATCGACTCCACCGGGTGCTCGGCCGCTGGGCGCTGACCGCGCTCGGGGTCGGCGCCATCATCGGTGCCGGGATCTTCGTGCTGGCCGGGCTGGCCGCGCGCGACTACGCCGGCCCGTCGCTGATGCTGTCGTTCGTGCTCGCGGCCATCGGCTGCGCGCTGGCGGGTCTCTGCTACGCCGAGTTCGCCGCGATGATCCCTGTCGCCGGCAGTGCCTACACCTACGCGTATGCGACTCTCGGCGAGCTTCCCGCGTGGATCATCGGTTGGGACCTCGTGCTCGAGTACGCGATCGCTTCGTGCGCGGTTGCCCACGGCTGGTCCCACTATTTCCAGGCATTGCTGAGCCTGTACGGGATGTCGCTGCCGCCGTGGCTCAGCGGCGATCCGTTCAGCGCGACGGCCCAGGTGCTGGCCGCGGCGCCGCACATCGGCGGCATTCCGATCGTGTTCGACGCTTCGGCGCTGTCGATCGCGCTCCTGCTGACGATCGTGCTCGTCATCGGCATCCGCGAAAGCGCCGGCCTCAACACCGCGATCGTGCTGTTCAAGCTCGGGATCGTGCTGTTCGTGATTTTCGCGGGCATCCCGCACGTCGATGTGAAAAACTGGACGCCGTTCTTCCCGTACGGCGTCATGGGCACGTTCTCCGGTGCCTCGTACGTCTTCTTCGCGTACATCGGGTTCGACGCGATCAGCACCCACGCCGAGGAAGCGAAGACGCCGTCGCGCGACGTCCCGTTCGCGATCCTCACGTCCCTCGGGGTGTGCACCGTGCTGTACATCGCGGTCGCCGCCGTGCTGACGGGGATGATTCCCTACAAGGAGATCAACATCGATGCGCCGATCGTCGCGGCGTTCACGGCCAAGGGGCTCGGCGCCGCCAGCATCGTGATTTCGGTCGGCGCCGTGGCCGGCATCACGAGCGTCCTCCTGGTGATGATGCTGAGCCAGGCGCGCGTGCTGCTGGCGATGGCCCGCGACGGCCTGCTGCCGCACTGGATGTTCGGTGCCGTGCACCCGCGCTTTCGCACGCCGTGGCGCTCGACGATCCTGGTCGGAATGCTGGTGGGCACCATTGCGGCGCTTGTCCCGCTCAAAATCCTCGCCGAGGTGGTCAACATCGGAACGCTGTTCGCGTTCGTCGTCGTCTGCTCGGCGGTGCTCGTGATGCGCCGCACCAGGCCCGAGGTCGAAAGGCCGTTCCGCACCCCATGGGTACCGTTCGTGCCGATTGCCGGCATCGCCGCCAACCTCATCCTGATGCTCGCGCTGCGCTGGGAGAACTGGGCACGCCTGGTCGTCTGGATGGCAGTCGGCCTGGTGATCTACGCGGCCTACGGCTACCGCCACAGCAAGCTTCACGCGGCCGACTGA
- a CDS encoding response regulator transcription factor, with product MPIRLILADDHALFREGLKSLLKHEPDVTVVAEAETMDRLLALLPETVADVLLLDVQMDRSSLGDIPAIAARIPVIVVTASELIGDALAAVRLGVRAVVLKRFAVETLMDAIRSVATGQVWLPPHVQGELAARLREPHAIPLSTREEEVVRHVALGLRNAEVARKLFISEQTVKTHLNNIFQRLGLRDRTELTVYAIRTGIIGVHERP from the coding sequence ATGCCCATCCGCCTGATCCTCGCCGACGACCACGCGCTCTTCCGCGAAGGTCTCAAGTCCCTGCTCAAGCACGAGCCCGACGTCACGGTGGTGGCCGAAGCCGAGACGATGGACCGCCTGCTCGCGCTTCTTCCGGAAACCGTGGCCGATGTGCTGCTGCTCGACGTGCAGATGGACCGGAGCTCCCTCGGGGACATCCCGGCCATCGCTGCGCGGATTCCGGTGATCGTCGTGACGGCGAGCGAGCTGATCGGCGACGCGCTTGCCGCGGTTCGCCTCGGCGTGCGTGCGGTGGTGCTCAAGCGCTTCGCGGTCGAGACGCTGATGGATGCGATCCGCAGCGTAGCGACAGGGCAGGTCTGGCTGCCGCCTCACGTCCAGGGCGAGCTGGCCGCGCGGCTTCGCGAGCCCCACGCCATTCCGCTTTCGACGCGAGAAGAAGAAGTCGTGCGCCACGTTGCTCTGGGGCTGCGCAACGCCGAAGTGGCGCGCAAGTTGTTCATCAGCGAGCAGACGGTCAAGACCCACCTGAACAACATCTTCCAGAGACTGGGTCTGCGGGACCGCACCGAGCTGACAGTCTACGCGATCCGCACGGGTATCATCGGGGTGCACGAGCGGCCGTGA
- a CDS encoding histidine kinase produces MSVEQSPQFESRIAGCRLVLSVVALAAVFLDPTAPFVASRIPIASGRFTIDPAVLTVMGTHLVYSILALLAARTGSIAPQRLATLTIWIDVLLGGAIALMTEGATSPFYPFFAYAVVVSGLRAGLRQALVVTAASVALYLCMIAISAPGNTNIYMMRPVYLAIVGYLVGYLGQQRLELEQELQIREAAEQRHRIARDLHDGFAQAMAGINLKVESCRRLLRASKTAEALGELTELQASVTREYDELRSFMRTLADLPPSPSSPASASRTRFSLRVSVDGSIDLADHVLQIAREGLSNVRRHSAAASARIRVATEESGVRIWIEDDGLGLRSPAPPWSIASRVREIGGSIDLGDAGVPGFHMQILLPRC; encoded by the coding sequence ATGAGCGTCGAGCAGTCTCCGCAGTTCGAGAGCCGCATCGCAGGGTGCCGCCTGGTGCTTTCCGTCGTCGCGCTCGCCGCCGTGTTCCTGGACCCGACGGCTCCGTTCGTTGCCTCGCGCATCCCGATCGCCAGCGGTCGTTTCACGATCGATCCGGCGGTCCTCACCGTGATGGGCACCCACCTCGTCTACAGCATCCTGGCGCTGCTGGCGGCCCGGACGGGAAGCATCGCGCCGCAACGCCTCGCGACGCTGACGATCTGGATCGACGTGCTGCTCGGCGGCGCGATCGCGCTGATGACGGAAGGGGCGACCAGCCCGTTCTATCCGTTCTTCGCGTATGCCGTCGTCGTCTCCGGCCTTCGTGCCGGGCTGCGCCAGGCTCTGGTCGTGACCGCCGCCAGCGTCGCGTTGTACCTGTGCATGATCGCGATCTCGGCGCCCGGCAATACCAACATCTACATGATGCGGCCGGTGTACCTGGCCATCGTCGGCTACCTCGTCGGTTATCTCGGGCAGCAGAGGCTCGAGCTCGAGCAGGAGCTGCAGATCCGCGAAGCGGCCGAGCAGCGCCATCGCATCGCGCGCGACCTGCACGACGGCTTCGCGCAGGCGATGGCAGGCATCAACCTGAAGGTGGAAAGCTGCCGCCGCCTGCTGCGTGCGAGCAAGACGGCCGAGGCGCTCGGGGAGCTGACCGAGCTGCAGGCCAGCGTTACGCGCGAGTACGACGAGCTGCGCTCGTTCATGCGCACGCTGGCCGATCTGCCGCCGTCGCCGTCGTCGCCTGCGTCGGCCAGCCGCACGCGTTTTTCGCTGAGGGTCAGCGTCGACGGCTCGATCGATCTTGCCGACCACGTGCTGCAGATCGCGCGCGAGGGCCTGAGCAACGTGCGCCGCCATTCGGCGGCTGCTTCGGCGCGAATCCGCGTCGCGACCGAAGAGTCCGGCGTGCGTATCTGGATCGAAGACGACGGGCTCGGGCTGCGCAGCCCGGCGCCGCCGTGGTCGATTGCCTCACGCGTGCGCGAGATCGGCGGCAGCATCGATCTCGGCGACGCCGGCGTGCCTGGTTTCCACATGCAGATCCTGCTCCCGAGGTGCTGA
- a CDS encoding alpha/beta hydrolase produces the protein MPRTASNGVEIEYESFGEPGNPPLLLIMGLGAQMILWDDAFCRELASRGFHVTRFDNRDVGASTCLADAGAPDLGALIMAQMTGAPVDAPYTLSDMAADAAGLLDSLGIRSAHIVGASMGGMIAQTMAIEMPARVRSLTSIMSTTGDPSLPQATPDAMNAVLTPPAATRESNLARAVTVFRAIGSPGFPFDEARILDFAGRSFDRGFHPEGVARQIAAILASGDRTSRLASVNAPTVVIHGKADPLVPYECGVASARAISGAKLVSIEGMGHDLPVGTWPTIIAEICEIAARA, from the coding sequence ATGCCGCGCACTGCCTCCAACGGAGTCGAAATCGAATACGAAAGCTTCGGCGAGCCGGGCAATCCGCCGCTGCTGCTGATCATGGGCCTCGGTGCCCAGATGATTCTTTGGGACGATGCGTTCTGCCGCGAGCTTGCGTCGCGCGGGTTTCACGTCACGCGCTTCGACAACCGCGACGTCGGGGCGTCTACGTGCCTCGCCGACGCGGGCGCCCCCGATCTCGGTGCGCTGATCATGGCGCAGATGACGGGCGCTCCCGTCGACGCACCGTATACGCTGAGCGACATGGCCGCCGACGCCGCCGGGCTGCTCGACTCGCTCGGGATCCGCAGCGCGCACATCGTCGGCGCGTCGATGGGCGGCATGATCGCGCAGACGATGGCCATCGAGATGCCGGCGCGGGTACGCTCGCTGACGTCGATCATGTCCACCACCGGCGACCCGTCACTTCCGCAGGCGACCCCGGATGCGATGAACGCCGTGCTGACGCCGCCGGCCGCGACGCGCGAATCGAACCTCGCGCGGGCCGTCACGGTCTTTCGCGCAATCGGCAGCCCCGGCTTTCCATTCGACGAAGCACGCATCCTCGATTTTGCCGGCCGCTCGTTCGACCGCGGGTTCCATCCCGAAGGCGTCGCGCGCCAGATTGCCGCGATCCTCGCTTCCGGTGACCGCACGTCGCGCCTGGCATCCGTCAACGCGCCGACCGTCGTCATCCACGGCAAAGCCGACCCGCTCGTCCCGTACGAATGCGGCGTTGCCAGTGCCCGCGCGATTTCGGGCGCGAAGCTCGTTTCCATCGAAGGGATGGGCCATGACCTGCCCGTGGGGACCTGGCCGACGATCATTGCCGAGATCTGCGAGATCGCCGCTCGAGCGTAG
- a CDS encoding acyl-CoA dehydrogenase family protein: MDFQVPADIRAKLAELDDFIEREIKPLERENIQYFDHRREHARTDWDNDGRPRSEWEALLAEMRRRADRAGHLRFALPRHLGGSGGSNLAMAVIREHLAAKGLGLHNDLQNESSIVGNFPVVHMIDAFGTSAQKAEFLEDMITGKKRVAFGLTEPNHGSDATWLETTAHRDGDDWVIRGTKRFNTGMHHATHDLVFARTSGNPGDARGITCFVVPTELPGVKVEFMWWTFNMPSDHPDVTFSDVRVPPSAILHVEGEGLDLAQHFVHENRIRQAASGVGAAQYCIDESVKYARERRTWGKPLAVNQAIQWPLAELHTECEMVRGLVYKTAWHLDHGHHMDVSHLVSMANYRANRLVCNAADQAIQTHGGIGYTRHKPFEHIYRHHRRYRITEGSEEIQIRRVAGTLFGFMGGKSAG; the protein is encoded by the coding sequence ATGGACTTCCAGGTCCCCGCCGACATCCGCGCCAAGCTGGCCGAGCTCGACGATTTCATCGAGCGCGAGATCAAGCCGCTCGAACGCGAGAACATCCAGTACTTCGACCATCGCCGCGAGCACGCGCGCACCGACTGGGACAACGACGGCCGGCCGCGCAGCGAATGGGAAGCGCTGCTGGCCGAGATGCGCCGGCGCGCCGACAGGGCAGGGCACCTGCGTTTTGCGCTTCCTCGCCACCTCGGCGGCAGCGGGGGCAGCAACCTTGCGATGGCGGTCATTCGCGAGCACCTGGCCGCAAAAGGCCTCGGCCTCCACAACGACCTGCAGAACGAAAGCTCCATCGTCGGCAACTTTCCCGTCGTGCACATGATCGATGCGTTCGGGACGTCCGCGCAAAAAGCCGAGTTCCTCGAGGACATGATCACCGGCAAAAAGCGGGTCGCCTTCGGCCTTACCGAGCCGAACCACGGCTCGGACGCCACCTGGCTCGAGACGACGGCGCACCGCGACGGCGACGACTGGGTGATCCGCGGCACCAAGCGCTTCAACACGGGCATGCACCACGCCACGCACGACCTCGTGTTCGCGCGCACGTCCGGCAATCCCGGCGACGCGCGCGGCATCACGTGCTTCGTCGTCCCCACCGAGCTTCCCGGTGTCAAGGTCGAGTTCATGTGGTGGACGTTCAACATGCCGTCCGACCATCCCGACGTGACGTTCTCGGACGTGCGCGTGCCGCCGTCGGCGATCCTGCACGTCGAAGGCGAGGGGCTCGACCTCGCCCAGCACTTCGTGCACGAGAACCGCATTCGCCAGGCGGCATCCGGCGTAGGCGCGGCGCAGTACTGCATCGACGAGTCGGTCAAATACGCGCGCGAGCGCAGGACGTGGGGGAAACCTCTCGCCGTCAACCAGGCGATCCAGTGGCCGCTGGCCGAGTTGCACACCGAGTGCGAGATGGTGCGCGGGCTCGTCTACAAGACGGCGTGGCACCTGGACCACGGGCACCACATGGATGTGAGCCATCTCGTGTCGATGGCCAACTATCGCGCCAATCGTCTAGTCTGCAATGCTGCGGACCAGGCGATCCAGACCCACGGCGGCATCGGCTACACCCGCCACAAGCCGTTCGAGCACATCTATCGCCATCACCGGCGATATCGCATCACCGAGGGCTCCGAAGAGATTCAGATCCGCCGCGTGGCCGGCACGCTGTTCGGATTCATGGGCGGGAAATCGGCAGGCTGA
- a CDS encoding phosphatidylserine/phosphatidylglycerophosphate/cardiolipin synthase family protein, with protein sequence MRIPAATACSYPVRGGNLVRPLIDGLPAFRAILAAVDAAVSSVWVTVAFLEQDLEFPDGRGSFFDVLERAAARGLDVRVLFWSEPEIETMIADSSHFPAGEQNFRILAERAPHVLARWDRLRGYCHHQKSWLVDAGAEREVAFVGGINLDRDSLVSPRHPAGEGNRGDSVHDVYAELRGPSASDVHHNFVQRWNEASEREAPYGSFPSLQRADDLEVPAEASPERGSSIVQVARTVRSGAYRRDAAAPRAAALAIAGGETSIFEQYLTAVAAAERTIYIENQILLCPMLVPSLDAALERGVEVTVVVPGRAMPEIARARRHPKAAPLFAMIEELARHERFLMAALGSSHDDGSHEDIYVHAKVAVIDDEWATIGSANAMFRSFYDDTELNVTTWDAGVAGGLRRALFAEHLDEHDAGRAAVAACDGRYADDRAAMRLLRERALENAQGRSEGRAMRGRVFAVDPRRWAIPED encoded by the coding sequence ATGCGGATTCCGGCGGCAACGGCCTGCTCCTACCCGGTTCGCGGCGGCAATCTCGTCCGGCCCCTGATCGACGGCCTTCCCGCGTTTCGCGCGATCCTTGCGGCCGTCGATGCGGCCGTCTCCAGCGTGTGGGTGACCGTCGCCTTTCTCGAGCAGGATCTTGAATTTCCCGACGGGCGCGGCTCGTTCTTCGACGTGCTCGAGCGCGCGGCCGCGCGCGGCCTCGACGTGCGCGTCCTGTTCTGGAGCGAGCCCGAGATCGAAACGATGATCGCCGACTCTTCGCACTTTCCGGCCGGCGAGCAGAACTTTCGCATCCTTGCCGAACGCGCTCCACACGTGCTCGCGCGCTGGGACCGCCTGCGCGGCTACTGCCACCACCAGAAGAGCTGGCTCGTCGACGCCGGAGCCGAACGGGAAGTCGCGTTCGTCGGCGGCATCAACCTCGACCGTGACTCGCTGGTGTCGCCGCGCCATCCGGCCGGCGAAGGGAATCGCGGCGACAGCGTACACGACGTCTACGCCGAGCTTCGCGGGCCGTCGGCAAGCGACGTGCATCACAACTTCGTACAGCGCTGGAACGAGGCCAGCGAAAGGGAAGCGCCGTACGGCTCGTTTCCGTCGTTGCAGCGGGCAGACGATCTCGAGGTTCCGGCCGAGGCGTCGCCGGAGCGGGGATCGAGCATCGTGCAGGTCGCGCGTACCGTTCGCAGCGGTGCCTACCGCCGCGACGCCGCCGCACCGCGCGCCGCGGCGCTGGCGATCGCGGGCGGCGAGACGAGCATTTTCGAGCAGTACCTGACGGCCGTCGCGGCAGCCGAGCGCACGATCTACATCGAGAACCAGATCCTGCTGTGCCCGATGCTCGTGCCGAGCCTGGATGCTGCGCTCGAGCGCGGCGTCGAGGTCACCGTCGTCGTTCCCGGCCGCGCGATGCCTGAGATCGCGCGCGCCAGGCGTCATCCCAAGGCGGCGCCGCTGTTTGCGATGATCGAGGAGCTGGCGCGCCATGAGCGCTTCTTGATGGCCGCGCTCGGCTCTTCGCACGACGACGGCTCGCACGAGGACATCTACGTGCACGCCAAGGTCGCGGTCATCGACGACGAGTGGGCGACGATCGGCTCGGCCAACGCGATGTTCCGCTCGTTTTACGACGATACCGAGCTCAACGTGACGACGTGGGACGCTGGCGTGGCCGGAGGCCTGCGCCGTGCGCTGTTCGCCGAGCACCTGGACGAGCACGACGCAGGCCGCGCGGCGGTTGCAGCCTGCGACGGCCGATACGCCGACGACCGCGCGGCGATGCGCCTTCTTCGCGAGCGCGCGCTCGAAAATGCGCAAGGGCGAAGCGAAGGCCGCGCGATGCGCGGGCGCGTTTTCGCGGTCGACCCGCGCCGCTGGGCGATTCCCGAGGACTGA
- a CDS encoding cyclase family protein → MLAFRSRSFPVEATTIAVVFALFAGATARADSFDPAHARLVDLTHPFGPSTVYWPTTPSGFGYAFLSNGKQPGGWYYAAGAFQAPEHGGTHMDAPSHFKEGGTTADQVALSHLIAPVVVLDVTSAVAADPDYEITPIDVMSYETRYGPIPRGAIALAYTGWSKRWPDKKEYLGDDTPGEADNLHFPGFGAEAAKMLVEVRGVAAIGLDTASMDPGKSQEFPVHQLTAAAGVPGFENLTNLDQVPARGAWLLALPMKIEGGTGGPLRAVAMIPEGK, encoded by the coding sequence ATGCTCGCATTTCGATCGCGCTCGTTCCCGGTTGAGGCGACAACGATTGCCGTTGTCTTCGCGTTGTTCGCAGGCGCCACGGCCCGGGCCGACAGCTTCGACCCGGCCCACGCCCGCCTCGTCGACCTGACGCACCCGTTCGGGCCGAGCACGGTGTACTGGCCGACGACGCCGTCGGGCTTCGGCTACGCATTCCTCAGCAACGGCAAGCAGCCCGGAGGCTGGTACTACGCTGCCGGCGCTTTCCAGGCTCCCGAGCACGGAGGCACCCACATGGATGCTCCGAGCCATTTCAAGGAAGGCGGTACCACCGCCGACCAGGTCGCGCTTTCGCACCTCATCGCACCGGTCGTCGTCCTCGACGTGACCTCGGCCGTCGCGGCGGACCCCGACTACGAAATCACGCCGATCGACGTGATGTCGTACGAAACGCGGTACGGCCCGATTCCTCGCGGCGCCATCGCGCTGGCCTACACGGGCTGGAGCAAACGCTGGCCCGACAAGAAGGAGTACCTCGGCGACGACACGCCGGGGGAAGCCGACAACCTCCACTTTCCGGGATTCGGCGCCGAAGCGGCCAAGATGCTCGTCGAAGTGCGCGGCGTCGCGGCCATCGGGCTGGACACCGCGTCGATGGATCCGGGAAAATCGCAGGAGTTCCCCGTTCACCAGCTCACCGCAGCAGCCGGTGTGCCGGGATTCGAGAACCTGACGAACCTCGACCAGGTGCCGGCGCGCGGGGCATGGCTGCTGGCGCTGCCGATGAAGATCGAAGGAGGGACCGGCGGGCCGCTGCGCGCGGTCGCGATGATTCCCGAAGGCAAGTAG
- a CDS encoding sterol desaturase family protein, whose translation MTGLEVAAIPVFIVTMLLEAAILRGHPEMRGYEVRDTRASIAMGIVNVLINSVAGLLQFALLTYFSRLAPWHLDAAGWQAWQAWLIAFVAVDFAYYWFHRASHDVRILWAAHVNHHSSERYNLSTALRQSWTTPLTSMPFYWPLALAGIDPVMIFALEAVNTLYQYWIHTELVDRIGWLEMVFNTASHHRVHHGTNIEYLDRNHGGVFIVWDKLFGTFEPERAPVRYGLTKNIRTFRLLDIAMHEFRAIAADVRRARGIREVSGYLFASPGWSPDGTTLTSRQLRAAAAASSEAPDVDALQAAA comes from the coding sequence ATGACAGGCCTCGAAGTCGCCGCCATTCCTGTCTTCATCGTCACGATGCTCCTCGAGGCCGCGATCCTGCGCGGTCATCCTGAAATGCGCGGGTACGAGGTACGCGACACCCGCGCGAGCATCGCGATGGGCATCGTCAACGTGCTCATCAACTCGGTCGCCGGCCTGCTGCAGTTCGCATTGCTGACGTACTTCTCGCGCCTTGCGCCGTGGCACCTGGATGCAGCAGGCTGGCAGGCCTGGCAGGCGTGGCTGATCGCGTTCGTCGCAGTGGACTTCGCGTACTACTGGTTCCACCGCGCTTCGCACGACGTGCGCATCCTTTGGGCCGCGCACGTCAACCACCATTCGAGCGAGCGCTACAACCTGTCGACCGCGCTTCGCCAGTCGTGGACGACGCCGCTCACGAGCATGCCGTTCTATTGGCCGCTGGCGCTTGCCGGCATCGATCCGGTGATGATCTTCGCGCTGGAGGCCGTCAACACGCTTTACCAGTACTGGATCCACACCGAGCTCGTCGATCGCATCGGATGGCTCGAGATGGTTTTCAACACGGCCTCGCACCACCGCGTGCATCACGGCACGAACATCGAGTACCTCGATCGCAACCACGGCGGCGTCTTCATCGTCTGGGACAAGCTGTTCGGGACGTTCGAGCCCGAGCGCGCGCCGGTGCGCTACGGACTTACGAAGAACATCCGCACGTTCCGCCTGCTGGACATCGCGATGCACGAGTTTCGCGCGATCGCGGCCGACGTTCGCCGCGCACGCGGCATTCGCGAAGTGTCCGGCTATCTCTTTGCATCGCCGGGCTGGAGTCCCGACGGCACGACGCTCACGTCGCGCCAGCTTCGCGCGGCGGCTGCCGCCTCGAGCGAGGCACCAGACGTCGACGCGCTGCAAGCGGCCGCCTGA